DNA from Pseudomonas putida:
GCAGATCGCCTCGAGCCCGCCCGCCGAAGCGCCGATGCCGACCACCGGAAAGTCCAGGTGGCTCGGGCTCAACGCCGGATTCTGAGGCGAGGCGACGGCGGGCTTGGAGGTTGACTTCATGGGTGCAGCCTTCTGCAGACCTAACGATTCGGCCGATCGAAGCATCGCCGGGCGGTTGATGCGCGATTATAGGCCCGGTCTCAATGGCGCGGCGAGCGCTCGTGGGGGGCGCTGCCTGGCGCTTCGAACGTTCGCTCGATCAGCGCCAGGTGGTCCAGCGCCTCCTGATAACGTTCGGCGGCCTTTCGACGCAGTGCCTGGTAGCGGTCGAAGCGGCTGGCATCGAGCCCGGGGCGGTCGAGCAAGGCAAAGGCGTTGTGATCGAGTTGGTAGGCCTGCTGCAGTAGGCGGCGGTTCTGTTCCAGGGCGAGTTGGCGGCAGGCGTGGATGGGGTGGGCATCAATCATGGCGCGGTTCCTGGTCGAGGAATGATGGGCGTCTTTGTATGACCGCTGCCCAGGTGGCGAAGTGCAAAAAAAATCGAGCATGTAGAGACTGGCGTGCAAGTGTTTGGTCAGGGCGTTGTTTGGCGCCACTCGTCCGAGGCTGGGCAGACCGATTGAGCAGAGCCTGCTCCGGCCTGTTCGGAACTACTGCACGGTGCGATTCCGTGCGCAGCCAATCCACTAGTAAGGAGAAACGACATGGCTCGTGATCAAGAAAACAGCGGACAACGTGGCGGCACCAAAGAAACCAACCCAGGTAACTTCGCCAACGACCGCGAAAAAGCCTCCCGCGCCGGCCACAAGGGCGGCCAGAACTCCGGCGGCAACTTTGCCAATGACCGGGAGCGTGCCTCTGAGGCCGGCCGCAAAGGTGGCCAGCATAGCCATGGCGGTGGTCGCAACCAGTGACGCCCGCCTGCTTTAGCCCGGTGTAGCACTTGCCGGGCGCCGCCCCTGGGCGAGTGGCCACACCACCGGGCGGGATGCGATCCTCAACAACAAAAGCATCCCGCCGGGGGCGGCGAGGCCGACTAGGTAGACAGGTGATTCTGGTGCCTGGCGCGGCACCGAGCGCCGGGCAATGATTCAGGTATCAGCCCATTCATTCGAATTGTTCGACAATCTTTTGAATCTTCGCGCAAAACCTTGATCCATCAGGATGTCATCCATGGAGAAGAGGAGGGCCCCTACGATGCCAACCCCACAGCTGTACATCATTGACTACCGGCTGCATGGCCAGCCGCGCAGTTTCATTATCCGTCTGGAGCGCATGGACAATGCCGAGGCTTGGCATTGGGCCAGTTGTGATGCTGGGGTGGGGATCATTCCGAAGTTCGGGCGGGAGAAGATCCGCAAGGTCAGTCGGCCGATGGCCGAACGCTATGGCGTGAGTGAGGTGAGCTGGCGGCTGTCTGGCAGCGGACCGGCGTTCGTACCGGTCTCTGGTGAAGGCGCGGCGCCGACAACGGTTGCGCACGACCCTCCCGGGCACGACGCCGCGATGGCCTGAGGCAAGCAGCACGTGGGGCAAGCCGGTTGACGCGGGCTTGCCCCACGTTACGTTCAGGCGCCGGATTCCGGATCGCTGGCGGGCACACCGGGGCGGTTGCCGTCATCGTCTTCCAGGTTTGGGTCGGTGTCGGGGTCGTCGGCTTTGTCGTTGCGCTGGTCGGGGTCCAGTTCCGGCCAGTCGTCCTGGACGTTGCCGCCACCCATCTGCAGTGATCTGTGCATGGTGGCCTCCTCGGGTTCGAAAAAAGGGCCCGCCAACAACGCGGGCCGAACACAGGAGTGTAGGCGTAGCCGTTGCCGCGCCTCTCATGGATTCAGAGCCTGATGGCGCGGGTGTGATCGGTTTTTCGTGCAGGGCCCGCGACCAACGGTCTTGCCGGGGCTTTGAGTTGTGCTCTTCGCGGGTAAACCCGCACAGGTTCAGCGATGCCTTGCGGATCGACGCGGGCGCTGTGGGAGCGGGTTCACCCGCGAACACGGGCGAAGCCCGTGCCATTGATCGCGGCGTCTGTTTCGCGGGTGAACCCGCTCCCACGGGGATTGCGCACGTCTTGCCGCGAAAGGGTAGATGCGGCGCAGGTGCTCACCCATCGGACTGCTCTTCTGGCGGCACCTGGCCTTCCGGCCAATCGGGCGCTTTCTTTTCTGGGGGCGGTACAGGCTCTCCGGGGTTGTGAGGGATGTTGTCCACATAGGGATCGGGATCATTGGGCTGTTTGGGGTCTGCCATGGCTGGCCTCCGGGTGGGTTGGCTTGCCTGGTATTAGGGTCGTGGGCCGGTGGATGTGTTCATTCTGGCGGCATGAACGGCAGCTCACCCCGAAGGGTGATGGTCGCCTTGGCCCGTGCGTGAAACAATCCCAGCCAGCCACGGACACGCACAACCACCCTGGCGGGGATCTGAGACATGAGCAAAGACCAGCTGAAATCGCCCGACTGGTACGAGCAGATGGCCCGTGTCATCGAGGCCATCGGCACGCCAGGCTTCGTCGAGGCGCTGTTCGGTGCGCTCAATTGCCTGGCCCAGTGCCAGGCCATCACGGTGTTTCTCTACCCGCGCAAAGGCCTGCCTTCGGCATTGTTCGAAAAAGACGAAGAGGGCCCTTGGCTGCCTGAAGGCAACGTGCAGAAGTACCTCGAAGGTTATTACCTGCTGTGCCCGTTCTACCGCGC
Protein-coding regions in this window:
- a CDS encoding DUF6555 family protein encodes the protein MPTPQLYIIDYRLHGQPRSFIIRLERMDNAEAWHWASCDAGVGIIPKFGREKIRKVSRPMAERYGVSEVSWRLSGSGPAFVPVSGEGAAPTTVAHDPPGHDAAMA